A single genomic interval of Oryzomonas sagensis harbors:
- the gcvH gene encoding glycine cleavage system protein GcvH: MSIYFTKEHEWVRVKEGIGAVGISEHAAHELGDITFVELPAMGKVVKQFDMLGAIESVKAASDIFSPVSGKVVKINEALNDAPEIVNESAEDAGWLTWIEIADEAELKNLMTREQYDEYLKTI, from the coding sequence ATGAGCATCTATTTCACCAAGGAACACGAATGGGTCAGGGTAAAAGAAGGGATCGGCGCGGTGGGCATCAGCGAACACGCCGCCCATGAACTGGGGGACATCACCTTTGTGGAGTTGCCCGCCATGGGCAAGGTGGTCAAACAGTTCGATATGCTGGGAGCCATCGAGTCGGTCAAGGCCGCCAGCGACATCTTCTCGCCGGTTTCCGGCAAGGTGGTCAAGATCAACGAAGCCCTGAACGACGCCCCGGAGATCGTCAACGAAAGCGCGGAAGACGCCGGTTGGCTGACCTGGATCGAGATTGCCGACGAGGCGGAACTGAAAAACCTGATGACCCGGGAGCAGTACGACGAGTATCTTAAAACCATTTAG
- the lipA gene encoding lipoyl synthase — protein sequence MKMARKPEWLQKRVNPGEQAGMRALLGELHLNTVCQQALCPNISECFRCGQATFLILGKHCTRHCSFCNVDKSPPEPVDSGEPARVAGAVARLGLSHVVITSPTRDDLPDGGAALYAATVVAIRAASPVTRIEPLIPDFQGDRQSLATVMAAEPDIIAHNVETAPRLYHIRSGADYGRSLDLLRTCRELAPETPAKSGIMLGMGETRDEVVQVLGDLRGAGCGYLSIGQYLAPSRNHYPVQEYVRPEVFDELRENALGMGFSHVESGPYVRSSYHAGQYLADIPGACHKETT from the coding sequence GTGAAGATGGCGAGGAAACCGGAGTGGCTGCAAAAACGCGTTAATCCAGGGGAACAGGCCGGGATGCGGGCGCTCTTGGGGGAGCTGCACCTGAACACGGTCTGCCAGCAGGCGCTTTGCCCCAATATCTCCGAATGTTTCCGCTGCGGCCAGGCCACGTTCCTGATCCTGGGGAAACACTGTACCCGGCACTGCTCCTTCTGCAACGTGGACAAATCGCCGCCTGAGCCGGTGGATAGCGGGGAACCGGCCAGGGTGGCCGGTGCGGTTGCCCGGCTGGGGCTGAGCCATGTGGTGATCACCAGTCCGACCCGGGATGATCTGCCGGACGGCGGGGCAGCCCTGTACGCTGCAACTGTGGTTGCCATCCGCGCCGCATCGCCCGTAACGCGCATCGAACCGCTCATCCCCGATTTCCAGGGTGACCGCCAGAGCCTGGCAACCGTCATGGCCGCGGAGCCGGATATTATCGCCCACAACGTGGAGACGGCGCCGCGGTTGTATCACATCCGCAGCGGTGCCGACTATGGCCGCTCCCTGGATCTGCTCCGCACCTGCCGGGAATTGGCGCCGGAAACCCCGGCCAAGTCGGGCATCATGCTGGGGATGGGGGAGACGCGGGACGAGGTGGTGCAGGTGTTGGGCGACCTGCGGGGTGCGGGGTGCGGCTATCTCAGCATCGGCCAGTACCTGGCCCCCAGCCGCAACCATTACCCGGTGCAGGAGTATGTCCGGCCCGAGGTCTTCGACGAGTTGCGGGAAAACGCCCTGGGCATGGGATTCAGCCATGTGGAGAGCGGCCCCTACGTGCGCAGTTCCTACCATGCAGGACAGTATCTGGCGGATATCCCCGGCGCATGCCACAAGGAGACAACATAG
- a CDS encoding lipoate--protein ligase family protein gives MTDTASTWRLIEDGPRTGAENMAIDEALLCSFDPVRSHPVLRLYGWQPPALSLGRFQKAAEVLDLERCRAGGVPIVRRITGGGTIYHADEVTYALVCSPDQIPPASSIKDSFRILTGFLIALYRDLGLEVSYALDAVSPDVRLGERTPFCFAGKESFDILVRGKKIGGNAQRRQKGIIFQHGSLPLVNRATLGLSFMKDRAPGLAEDAVSLEQCGIPPEYDVVRHKLIEAFQRNFTVELSPQPLTEQERSLAGELLVGRYGTDRWNLEGGDA, from the coding sequence ATGACTGATACCGCGTCAACCTGGCGCCTCATCGAGGACGGACCGCGCACCGGAGCGGAGAACATGGCCATCGACGAGGCGCTGTTGTGTTCCTTTGACCCGGTTCGGTCCCACCCGGTGCTGCGACTGTACGGCTGGCAGCCGCCGGCCCTCTCCCTGGGGCGTTTCCAGAAAGCGGCGGAAGTGCTGGACCTGGAACGCTGCCGGGCCGGTGGGGTGCCCATCGTGCGCCGCATCACCGGCGGCGGGACGATCTACCACGCCGACGAGGTGACCTATGCCTTGGTTTGTTCGCCGGACCAGATCCCGCCCGCCTCGTCCATCAAGGATTCATTCCGTATACTGACCGGTTTTCTGATTGCCCTGTACCGGGACCTGGGACTTGAGGTATCATATGCCCTGGACGCCGTCTCCCCGGATGTGCGTCTGGGAGAACGGACCCCCTTCTGTTTTGCGGGCAAGGAGAGTTTCGACATCCTGGTGCGGGGGAAAAAGATCGGCGGCAATGCCCAGCGCCGGCAGAAGGGGATCATCTTTCAGCACGGTTCGCTACCGCTGGTGAACCGGGCCACTCTGGGACTCTCGTTCATGAAGGATCGGGCGCCCGGCCTGGCGGAGGACGCCGTCAGTCTGGAACAGTGCGGCATCCCCCCGGAGTACGACGTGGTGCGGCACAAGTTGATCGAGGCCTTTCAAAGGAACTTCACCGTGGAGCTTTCGCCCCAGCCGCTCACGGAACAGGAACGCTCTCTGGCCGGGGAGTTGCTGGTGGGGCGGTACGGTACGGATCGCTGGAACCTGGAAGGGGGGGATGCGTGA
- the gcvPA gene encoding aminomethyl-transferring glycine dehydrogenase subunit GcvPA, giving the protein MNDSHYCPHTPEEIREMLSVVGASSVEELFAPIPPELRAKTFNIPPGMSEFETFARMQAIAADNGAAMVNFIGGGFYDHIIPAVVDHLSGRAEFYTAYTPYQPECSQGTLQALFEYQTAICRLTGLEVSNASLYDGATACAEAAMMALRATGRTRIVVDGCVSPFSRQVLKTYLYNQAVEVVEIAPLDGLLNRAALAACLDEHVAAVLVQNPNFFGCIEDLSPLAEQVHAAGALLVASVYPVSLGLITPPGDMGADIAVGDGQSLGNPLSFGGPSFGFIAAKKAYIRNMPGRIVGETVDKNGKRGFVLTLQAREQHIKRHKATSNICSNQGLCALRGLIFLSAVGREGVAELARLNRDKAEYTKARLAGIPGVTVVQSAPTFNEFTVFLPKPAAPVVAELLKQGIAPGVPLGDYYEDSANALVVTVTEKRTKKEIDRLAEALRAEL; this is encoded by the coding sequence ATGAATGACAGTCATTACTGCCCCCATACGCCGGAAGAGATCAGGGAGATGCTCTCGGTTGTCGGCGCCTCCAGCGTCGAGGAGTTGTTTGCTCCGATCCCGCCCGAATTGCGGGCCAAGACCTTCAATATCCCCCCCGGCATGTCCGAGTTCGAGACCTTTGCCCGGATGCAGGCCATTGCCGCCGACAACGGCGCCGCCATGGTCAATTTCATCGGGGGCGGTTTTTACGACCATATCATTCCCGCCGTGGTCGATCACCTCTCCGGCCGGGCCGAGTTCTACACCGCCTATACCCCCTACCAGCCGGAGTGTTCCCAGGGGACCCTGCAGGCCCTGTTCGAATACCAGACCGCCATCTGCCGCCTGACCGGTCTGGAGGTGTCCAACGCCTCGCTCTACGATGGTGCCACGGCCTGCGCCGAGGCGGCCATGATGGCCCTGCGGGCGACCGGCCGCACCCGGATCGTGGTGGACGGCTGCGTCAGTCCCTTCTCCCGGCAGGTGCTCAAGACCTACCTCTACAATCAGGCGGTGGAGGTCGTGGAGATCGCTCCCCTGGACGGCCTGCTGAACCGCGCCGCCCTGGCCGCCTGCCTGGATGAGCACGTTGCGGCGGTACTGGTGCAGAACCCCAACTTTTTCGGCTGCATCGAGGATCTGAGCCCCCTGGCGGAACAGGTGCATGCCGCCGGCGCCCTGCTGGTGGCTTCCGTGTATCCGGTTTCCCTGGGCCTCATAACGCCCCCGGGCGACATGGGGGCTGATATCGCCGTGGGGGACGGCCAGAGTCTGGGCAACCCGCTCTCCTTCGGCGGCCCCTCCTTCGGCTTCATCGCCGCAAAAAAGGCCTATATCCGCAACATGCCGGGGCGTATCGTCGGCGAAACCGTGGACAAGAACGGCAAACGCGGTTTCGTCTTGACCCTCCAGGCACGGGAACAGCACATCAAGCGCCACAAGGCCACCTCCAACATCTGTAGCAACCAGGGGCTGTGCGCCCTGCGCGGCCTGATCTTCCTCTCGGCCGTGGGGAGGGAAGGGGTGGCGGAGTTGGCCCGCCTCAACCGCGACAAGGCCGAATACACCAAGGCCCGCTTGGCCGGAATTCCCGGTGTGACCGTAGTGCAATCGGCGCCGACCTTCAACGAGTTCACGGTGTTCCTGCCCAAGCCGGCCGCACCGGTCGTGGCGGAACTGCTCAAGCAGGGTATCGCCCCCGGCGTGCCGCTGGGGGATTACTACGAGGATTCGGCCAACGCCCTGGTGGTGACGGTCACCGAGAAGCGAACGAAGAAAGAGATCGACCGGCTGGCCGAGGCGCTGCGGGCCGAGTTGTAA
- the gcvPB gene encoding aminomethyl-transferring glycine dehydrogenase subunit GcvPB, producing the protein MELIYEKSVPGRRGVKLPASDVPPAPPLPDGLLRAEPAGLAEVSELDLVRHFTNLSRLNFSVDTNFYPLGSCTMKYNAKVLENAAALFAPFHPMTALLPGGGEYCQGNLGMLYDLGQMLADITGMDEVTTQPLAGAHGEMTGILLISAYHRAKGNRKKYVVVPDSSHGTNPASATIAGYEIVTVPTAPYGDMDLELFRQAMSDEVAAVMMTCPNTLGLFNPHIKEICDIAHSFGALMYYDGANLNAIMGKVKPGDVGFDVVHVNLHKTFGTPHGGGGPGAGPVGVKKALIPFLPQPRIDMDDEGTFVLQTSRPDSIGRAANFFGNFGIMVRAYAYIIMLGREGLIQVSEQAVLNANYIKERLKPYYDLPYDQTCMHECVFSASRQLAHGVHAIDIAKFLIDRGYHPPTVYFPLIVKEAIMIEPTETESKAAMDAFIDVMIEAARTAESDPRALLDAPLTMPVSRLDETKAAREQHVCCLG; encoded by the coding sequence ATGGAACTTATCTATGAAAAATCCGTTCCCGGCCGCAGGGGCGTGAAGCTGCCAGCCTCGGACGTGCCTCCCGCCCCTCCTCTGCCGGATGGTCTGCTGCGCGCGGAACCGGCCGGCTTGGCCGAGGTATCCGAACTGGATCTGGTGCGGCACTTCACCAACCTGTCCCGGCTGAACTTCTCGGTGGACACCAACTTCTACCCACTGGGCTCCTGCACCATGAAGTACAACGCCAAGGTGCTGGAGAACGCCGCGGCCCTGTTCGCCCCCTTCCATCCCATGACGGCGCTTCTGCCGGGGGGCGGGGAGTACTGCCAGGGGAACCTGGGGATGCTCTACGACCTGGGGCAGATGCTGGCCGACATCACCGGCATGGACGAGGTCACCACCCAGCCCTTGGCGGGCGCCCACGGCGAGATGACCGGCATCCTGCTGATCTCAGCCTACCATCGCGCCAAGGGGAACAGGAAAAAATACGTCGTGGTCCCCGACTCGTCCCACGGCACCAACCCGGCTTCGGCCACCATCGCCGGCTACGAGATCGTCACCGTGCCGACCGCGCCCTACGGCGACATGGACCTGGAACTGTTCAGGCAGGCCATGAGCGACGAGGTGGCGGCGGTGATGATGACCTGCCCCAACACCCTGGGGTTGTTCAACCCGCATATCAAGGAGATCTGCGACATCGCCCATTCGTTCGGCGCCCTGATGTACTACGACGGCGCCAACCTGAACGCCATCATGGGTAAGGTCAAACCGGGGGACGTGGGTTTCGACGTGGTGCACGTCAACCTGCACAAGACCTTCGGAACGCCCCACGGAGGAGGCGGTCCCGGTGCCGGTCCGGTGGGGGTCAAGAAGGCCCTGATCCCGTTCCTGCCCCAGCCGCGCATCGACATGGACGACGAGGGGACCTTTGTGCTCCAGACCTCCCGGCCCGATTCCATCGGCCGCGCGGCCAATTTTTTCGGCAACTTCGGCATCATGGTCAGGGCCTATGCCTACATCATCATGCTGGGGCGCGAGGGGTTGATCCAGGTGTCCGAGCAGGCGGTGCTCAACGCCAACTACATTAAGGAACGCCTGAAGCCCTACTACGATCTCCCCTACGACCAGACCTGCATGCACGAGTGCGTCTTCTCGGCCTCCCGGCAACTGGCCCACGGCGTGCACGCCATCGATATCGCCAAGTTCCTGATCGACCGGGGGTATCACCCTCCCACGGTCTACTTCCCGCTCATCGTCAAGGAAGCGATCATGATCGAGCCGACCGAGACCGAGAGCAAGGCAGCCATGGACGCCTTTATCGACGTGATGATCGAGGCCGCCCGGACCGCCGAAAGCGACCCCCGGGCGCTGTTGGACGCGCCGCTGACCATGCCGGTCTCGCGGCTGGACGAGACCAAGGCGGCCAGGGAGCAGCATGTCTGCTGCCTGGGGTGA
- the secF gene encoding protein translocase subunit SecF, with the protein MQLINKTAVDFIGKRNITFIVSGIIVIIGLIGIVQIARNAANMGIDFSGGTSVQLNFTQPVPLEKARDLLARNNLGEANLQEIQEGNKLLVKVGKASLMAGNNVDTIKEVFKKGFPGNDFVVESSTEIGPSIGDKLKKDTLIAVGVSMLGIILYIAWRFDFKFGFGAVVSTLHDVLAMVALFYVLDKEINLLFITAVLTIAGYSLTDTVVVFDRIRENLNRNLSGSMESIFNRSINEVLSRTVITSLTTFLAALSLFLFGGEVIHDFALALVSGVVIATYSSIFIASPIVLELERRSGRSGQQEAQFQES; encoded by the coding sequence GTGCAACTTATCAATAAAACCGCGGTCGATTTTATCGGCAAGAGAAACATCACCTTCATCGTATCGGGTATCATCGTTATTATAGGCTTGATCGGCATTGTCCAGATCGCCAGAAACGCCGCCAATATGGGCATCGACTTTTCCGGGGGGACATCGGTGCAGCTCAATTTCACCCAGCCGGTCCCTCTGGAAAAGGCCCGTGACCTCCTTGCCCGGAACAACCTCGGCGAGGCCAACCTGCAGGAAATCCAGGAGGGGAACAAGCTCCTTGTCAAGGTCGGAAAAGCCAGCCTGATGGCCGGGAACAACGTCGATACCATCAAGGAAGTCTTCAAAAAAGGGTTCCCGGGGAACGATTTCGTGGTGGAGAGCTCCACGGAGATAGGTCCTTCCATCGGCGACAAGCTCAAGAAGGATACCCTGATAGCGGTGGGAGTGTCCATGCTCGGCATCATCTTGTACATAGCCTGGCGTTTTGATTTCAAGTTCGGCTTTGGCGCCGTCGTCTCCACACTCCATGATGTGCTGGCGATGGTTGCCCTGTTTTACGTCTTGGACAAGGAGATCAACCTTCTGTTCATTACCGCGGTCCTGACGATTGCAGGGTACTCTCTAACCGATACGGTGGTGGTGTTCGACCGGATCAGGGAAAATCTCAACAGGAATCTGTCCGGGTCCATGGAGAGCATATTCAACAGAAGCATCAACGAAGTCCTGTCCCGGACCGTGATCACCTCGTTGACCACGTTTCTGGCGGCACTGTCGCTGTTTCTTTTCGGCGGGGAGGTAATCCACGATTTTGCCCTCGCCCTGGTAAGCGGCGTCGTCATCGCAACCTACTCATCCATATTTATCGCAAGCCCCATAGTGCTGGAACTGGAACGCAGGTCGGGAAGGTCCGGGCAACAAGAGGCACAGTTCCAGGAATCGTGA
- a CDS encoding PilZ domain-containing protein: MQPQILLAVADEERRLIYETFIKNERVICHTVASLRDVANQAARQPYNAIFLDMPLMVKASRYEKSLVEDALHAMPNARLNITAKTQKIRMLISWDDQDGACTPEEHLRYCCEQPPKVAPICNRVPLNLNAVLSCSPDMTDAERTVCIDFSAGGCFLFCVNDEIALQSTVWIRLVALSDPTPIASTICWKREWGMTSEIPGVGARFDVMTPQQQAEILSLCRGKLKK; the protein is encoded by the coding sequence ATGCAGCCCCAAATACTTCTGGCCGTTGCCGACGAAGAACGGCGCCTCATATATGAAACGTTTATCAAAAATGAGCGGGTAATCTGCCATACGGTGGCATCTCTGCGCGATGTGGCGAATCAGGCCGCCCGGCAGCCCTATAACGCCATCTTTCTCGACATGCCGCTGATGGTAAAGGCGTCCCGGTACGAAAAGAGCCTGGTGGAGGATGCCCTGCATGCCATGCCCAATGCTCGCCTCAACATCACCGCCAAAACCCAAAAGATTCGCATGCTGATCTCATGGGACGATCAGGATGGGGCTTGTACCCCCGAGGAGCACCTTCGATACTGCTGCGAACAACCCCCGAAGGTCGCTCCCATTTGCAACAGGGTGCCGCTTAATCTGAATGCCGTGTTGTCATGCTCCCCGGATATGACGGATGCCGAACGTACGGTCTGTATCGACTTTTCGGCGGGCGGTTGCTTCCTGTTCTGCGTCAACGACGAGATTGCCCTGCAATCGACCGTATGGATACGACTCGTTGCCCTGAGCGACCCGACGCCTATTGCGTCCACCATCTGCTGGAAACGGGAGTGGGGGATGACCAGCGAGATTCCCGGTGTCGGCGCTCGCTTCGATGTGATGACCCCGCAGCAGCAGGCGGAAATCCTCTCGCTCTGCCGGGGCAAGCTGAAAAAATGA